TTTCAACAGATCAAGCGACGTCGTGTTGCTTAAAGTAGTACTGATTGCGTTCAAATCTATCTCATTCTCATTCCACACTGAATCATTCAATGAACTATCGTCCAAGAACTCCTCCAAGGacatctttttctttgcCGCATTGTTGTTGCTTGCTAATCACAATAAAACGAATTTCTTTAGTTAGTACCATGAAAATCTTTTTAATAAGCTCCCTCCCCCTTCCCTCTCTCACGCACTCCCCAACCCCCCTCAAAACTCCCAGTAATCCTCAGTTGCCGCCATTCAATTCCTCACCTCCATATCCAACACTCAAACACCACTCTCCTCAATTCCTCCTCCCCTTCCCCaacctttgaaaaatttctcTTACCACAACCTCAATGCCCTTGAATAACTGCCAACTGAGGGGGGCCCTCCAACGAGAGATACTTACGGGAAAAAACACAAGCAAACTTTCCAGAACGCTACCATCAATCTAACATACTCATATCAAAGTGACCTCGATGATTCTAGCTCCAATCAAAAACACGAACGACTAATTATTGGCCTCTTGTGAGCGGTTTCAATGGTCTCGTTGCGTTATGTGGCTGTTTTGATTGTTGCCAATTCGCCACTCTCACTTTGGgatcttttcttttttaaaataacgTTCACGTGATCTAGATGATCttagtcacgtgatctgAATGAGATCTTCATCACGAGGCTGTGGCTCTAAAAAGCTGCGGAATGCCAAGACGCATCTAAAAGAATGTATTTACTCGAAGATTTAATTATAAAACTGGGGATTAACCGCGGTTTTCTGTGAAAAATTGCTAGTGGGATGCATATTATATGTTGGTATCTATATCTGGCggtttttattgataagATCCATCTGGTAGGCTCGAATGGGGCTTCTTAGTGTTTGTTAGTGGATTCTGCAGCAGTACAGCGATCGTTGGTTGTTCAGGAGGATATTTGAAGAGGATAAATAGTGTTTGTTAAGATGGCTGTTAATTCGTTGGAGGTGGCAAGACGGCGATGGACGCTTGGGTTGTTTATCCTGGGTTTGGTGGTGTTTCTTTGGGTTTTATCTGCGATTCTTTTGAGCcatatatttgaagatggGACGTACAGGAAGCCCTTTTTTGTGACTTATCTGAATACTGCATCGTTTGTGATTTATTTGCTTCCTCGAGGGTGGAAGATGGTGATGGGTTATCTTTTTATGGGTGTTGCTACGagaggagaaggaggaggaggTGCAGGGTTTCTCGATGAGCCGCTTTTGGAGGAGGGGCATAGTGGTGAGGAGGTTGTCGCGGCTTTTGAACAGACGTCATCTTTGTCGTTACTGTCTTTTCCTTCGGTGGCGGAGCCTGTGCCATTGGAAGTGGATCTGCAAGCAGCGTCGGCCCCGACACAAGAGTTGTCTGTACGTGAGACTGTGAAACTTAGTGCTGATTTTTGCATAATGTGGGTGTTGGCCAATGTCGCGGCCAATGCAGCTTTGAGTTATACGTCAGTTACATCGCAGATCATACTTTCCTCTACATCTTCATTTTTCACCTTGATAATTGGTGCATGCTATCGTATTGTTTCGATTAATAAGGCGTATGTCCTTGGGTGTGTAGTATCGTTTATTGGTATTATACTTACTACATACTCAGATTCAGCGGTTACTTCTCTAAAAGAGCTATTGATAGACTTTACTCTTAGGGCGGCCTCGTTCACTGATTTAAACTTGAGAACCTCGGGGACGCCTTCAACATTCTTCGGCAACCTGCTTGCCCTTCTTGGATCTATCATGTATGGATTTTATTGCACGCTTCTCAAGTACAAAGTTCAAGATGAATCGCAACTAGATATGATgcttttttttggatttgttgGTTTATTTACATTGCTCTTTTTCTGGCCCTTACTTATTATTGTACATTTGCTTGGGTTAGAGGCATTTGAACTTCCGCATGACCCAAAAGTTATTTCTGTTATATTTCTAAACTGCTTCATCATGGTAGTGAGCGAGCTTTGCTGGGCGAAATCAATGTTTCTAACGTCGCCTTTAACAGTGACTGTCGGTTTAAGCGCTACTATTCCGTTTGCTATGTTTGGAGACTATATAATAAAGGGTAGGAATATGACCTTGCTCTATTTTATAGGAGCGAGTTTAATCTTTGTGtccattttcattattaataagGAATCAAAGGAAGTTATTAATAGACAAGAGAGACCGCAGATAATATAGGTAGCTGATGTGGTGCTAGAATATTACACGAtttctgtatatataactttTATACAAATTTAAAGTGAATGCTTAAAAATTTTATACTGATTCATTGAATTAAATATCTACTTGAGTCATTATAGCAGAAGATACGGATAAGAAGGtagtttgattttgtaaCACTCTAAGAAGTAAGAGAACAAGTTGAAGAGTGCAACGTcaagtattattattgctaAAATTCTCCCATATGGAGGAACACGTATTTTAGTTTTAATCACCCAGATCAAGAGAAGTAAACAAATAGCCATGGCACAATACATTAGAGATACCGTTAAAATCTCAATTCCAAATTGCCAAGATGTTGAACCTGCAAAAAACATTATTTGCCCTTCTTCATTCTTTGATATAAATGGAATGCCATTGATTTTGGTAAACTTATATCCCGTAATGGAAATCAAGATTCCAAGCAGCGATAGTACGCATCCAATGAACTTGAACCTGTTGGAGATTAGCGGTAAGCATATCTTCTTAAATGCAACAAAAACTAGGATGAAACTGGCAAAGCTTTTTAAGAATGAATTCAGGTTGAAATCTTCCCGaatattaacaaaaacaTTGAGAATCCTCCCCAAGAAGTCCGCAAATTGAACAGCCTTATCTACCGTCAACTCAGGGCTAATCTGAAACTCATAAAATAAACTAGTAGAAAATGAGAATAATTCATTCTCTTCCCCTGGTGGATATACTAAACATCGGGGTACATCAACCAATCCCATGTCCTCCACAAATTTATGAATCTCACTGGTATCTATCtcaaagaacaaaaagTGCTGGCTTCTTTGTTCAGGTAGCGTATGTGTTAACGTCCACGCTATTTTGTTCCACACTGGCCAAAACGACTCACAAGTCCTACACACCTGTCCATGGCTATCGGGCTTCGATGATGTAACTAGTACAATAGAATAAAATTCCCGTGCTCCATTTGACAACCACTCGTAGTTTTCTTGCGTGACATGCACAACGCCATTGCTATCCGATAACGGTATAATGTCGGACCACGTTAGCAAGCCAGTTACTAAATGTGCATACAGCAGACCCATAAATAATACCATATTCTTCCATAGCATACTTCTAATAGTAGTTGTAAGCTTTACCACCTCTTCTATGCCCTAGTAGCTCGTTCTTTGCCTGTTTTTGAGATGTGCTTTGATTCACCCAGTTTGATCAACAAGATCAACAATTCTAATAATTTTcgaaaatattattgagCAAAAGGTTAGCCATTACTACACAACATTACCCCATGGTAGAAGAAAGGTAGTTGAGGATTAAGATTATTAGAGCCAATTATGTCGACGGCGCTCCAAACTCTAGCCAATTACTATGAGTCAGTAATTCAATGTGAAAGAATCTATAGCGATTACATTATTGCACAGCAGTCCATCGACcctaaaacaaaacaacagcatGAATCGATACTGACTAAAGAAACAATAAGTCTAAAGAAGCAGGTTGAACAATTGATCACGGAATCAGTATCTCAGAGACAGGAAATTGATAGGCTGAGGAATCTGAATAAGACGCAGCGTTCGTTGTTGGAGTCTAAGTTGGAGGCGGCCAAGAAGCGACTAGCCAGATCTAAAGAAGGTGTAGTTAATCAGGATGAGCAGGTGCTGCAGAAGCAGGAAGATTTAAATGGCAGGGGCGGAAATGAAGCTACAGGTGGTGGCAGTGGTAGTGGCAGTGATGGTAGTGCAAGTAACAATGGCGCTGGATTTCACTTATTGTCACCTTTGCGCTCTCCTGGGGGTAAGGTTAAGGCGCGTAAGCTAAATGGCATAGCAGTGCATAATAGGGTTGCAAGGTTAAGGCAAGTTATAAATGAAGGACGTAAAACTATGTTTGACGAAGATACAGATGACAGTGCCAATCTAACTGACGAAGTAATGTTTATGGAGACTTTTAAGCGGACCGATGCAGCGGGGAACTCAAGTGCTGGTGACGGTCAAGGAAACACCGCAGGAAACGAAGTGCATCCtgaagacgaagatgatgatgaaaatatggAGGGAGAAGGTTCCTCACAGCTGAAGAAGCGGAAACTATCGCGGAAGCGAATCCAAACAACTGAAAATGAGGGTTATCATGTGCGTGGATTTAGATCTAAGAATCTTAAGGGCATATTTAAGGtaaaatgatgatggtgctgatggtgatgataacaatatttaagatatttcagatatttcaaatattttgtcTATTATAAACGCTAGTCTCCATGTTCCAGTGCATTTAGGATAGCTGAGGAAAGAAAactttgaatatatttcagTCACTACTATAATTTTGACTTGAGTCCACTCAACCTATACTTAACATCCTTCAACTGCTTTGTCTCAGGTTCCCATCgatcaaattctttaaacaacatcaaaatCTCCTCTTTGTTGAGATGGGCTCCACATTCATATAGTAAACCTCGCATACACCAAGGTAGATGATATGGATTCGATCCCAATTGATTTACTTGATACGGTTTGTAAATTACTGGGATATCAACTGGTAAATCAGTCGTCTCAAGTGCGAATTTGATTCCCAATTCATAAACCTGGTCTTCGTTGTATATCTTGGAATGGCCACCGCACGTCAAGTTTCCTGCCAAAGATGCACTTATTTCCTTTATGATATTGTGATCATCATAACCCAAGTTTATTAAGTGGTGAGCAATCTTTACAATGCGAGTGATAAATGCAGGCGTCTTTGAGTCTTTATCAATGAATGTTGCTCTAAAAATGTTAGGGTGATGAGCAAATAAGCAGGTAGAAGAATACAATGGAACTAGCTGATCATTAATAGAACCGATGTAAGTTATTTTAACATTGCTTGCAATGATTATTCGTAATGATTGGATGTACTTTTTAGATTGGATAGTATTGAAGTCTTGAAACTGGAATAGTTCTTGCAATGAATCATTTTCGATAGTTGAATATGCTTTCACCAGGAAAGTTTGATCAACGCCATAGAACGGGCCATTATTAATGCCAGCCATGGCCAAAACACTAATAacctttttcctttttgtttctgcCAGATCTACGGGGGCATCTGGATCAATGTAGATCGGATTCAGGTTGATAACACCTGCCTCGATTAACTTAGCCAGTAGTATAACAGTGACAGGGCAGCCCTGTGAATGCGCGACGAAATATACAAAATCTGCATCATTTATTTCATTTGCCCACTTCTTCATCACCTCAAAAAAATACCCTACCCGTTCGAAAACTTTGCCCTCTTTTTCTAAAGCTATTTTACTGATTTGCACGCTGGCATTCTTTTCTCGGAACCATCTAACCACAGTTTTCTCTGCCTCGGTAATAAACTTGGTAGAAGTGCCAGTAGGTTCACCGATAAGCGGCCTTATCATCTTTGTGGGGAAGAAACCATGCACACCCACGAGTAAGACTTTTACAGgttttgatttgtttgcaGACAACATATTTAGGGTTGTCTGCGGTCCACGTCTGTATAACGTacaattcttcaatctaGATTCGTTAATTAAATTCCACTTATGACCTAACCTCCCTACGGAAGAGTAAAGAAAAGTAAATGGAGTGTGTTTTGGTAGAATGTCAAAAGAGGGTACCAAAAGATGAGCGCTATCGCTAGTCTCATGTTGGGAAGTAGAACTTTTATCTTCCTGAGCTATCTCCTTGGCAGATTTTGGTTTAAATAGAATAGCACCCTTCCTAGTAGATAAAATCAATTCGTTAATCACAGGTTTTTTGGACTTGCTCTGATGCGGGAAATCGGcgtcatcttcaattgGTGGACTATTTTTGTTCCAGAGAGGCCATGATCTCTTTTTACCCCTAGAGCTCTCCTTATTGATTGCATCTTCAGGTGAAGATGGCGTTTGCTGTCCTTGAAAAGCCGATTCAACAAACGAATCAGGAGTCGTACCATTGCTGGTATCAGAATACCGCCTATCTAACCCCTTCAGTGAAGTATATGAACCCTTGCGCCACCATGAAGAATAAGATGTATTATTACCGTTCGAAGTACTGCTATGTTTGTTGGAACCAGTGCTCCCTTGCTCCTGTTCAACTAGCTTCTCTAGCATCGTATTCATATTCTTGCTACTACTGGTATTCATGGACGGCCGACGCTTCCGATACCAAACTCTCCACGAGTTCAGTGGCAGGTGTTCAACCTCCCCTTCATCAACAGGCTCAACAGCTGTATCTGTGCCATTCGATTTGTTATTGctatttttatttcctAATGACGTCGTGACAGACTTGTTGGATGATCGACTACTAGTCATTAAGATGCGTCTCAGGAAGAAGATTTTCCAGGAATAGTCACTTGGTGGTGTCGTTATGAACTTCAGAAAGCAAATAAGGCTATTGCCTACTCAGAAATTGATCGTTTTGGGTTGGTGTGGTCTTCTGAAGTGTTTGGTTTGGATTAAAAGTGAGAGTAAAGGATTTTGTACAAATTTTGTAGAAGAAACATTGCGCTTCGTTCCGACATGTGGTTTCTCTAATTATCACGAGCTGACTAAAACGAAGGAAACTTAGGGACTGAAGGCGTATAATCTAAGGAGTTTATGATGACGATACTGACTGccaaaagaaaactgaGTGATCCAAAGGTTGCTTCGAGTGCGTTAAAGTCCAAAAAGCAGAGGTCTCTTACGGAGTTTTTCAGTGTGTCAAAAACTAACGCGACGCCGTCTTCTAATGTTGAGGAACAGAAGGTGGAAAAGAGGGTTCAAAGCAAGGTGGAAAGGAATTGTTCTGTGGCCAATGTGCAATTGAACGAGGATAAGCCTGTAGAGTCGTTCAGGGCTGGTCTTACGCCAGAGCAACTGCAGCTGTTGTCGTTGGAGATGAACACAATTGACGCGACATGGTTCCGTAAACTTCGTCCTGAGTTTACGAAGCACTACTTTCTGCAGCTGAAGAGGTTTGTGATCGGAGAGCAGAATCAGCATACTGTGTTCCCGCCTCCCAAGGATGTGTATTCTTGGACACGGCTGACTCCATTTGACAAGGTCCGGGTTGTGGTTATTGGACAGGACCCATATCATAACCATAACCAGGCCCATGGACTGGCGTTTAGTGTGAAGCCACCAACGCCTGCACCCCCTTccttgaaaaatatatacaaggAGCTGCAGACCAACTACCCGGATTTTGTTGTAGATCTCAGCGTTGGTGATTTGTCACATTGGTCGGAGCAAGGTGTACTATTGCTGAATACCAGTCTAACGGTGCGAGCACACTCTGCAAACTCCCACTCCAAAAAGGGATGGGAGCCCTTCACGAATCGTGTCGTCCAGCTCCTTGTTGATGACAGAAAACAGTCGGGGGCACCATTGGTGTTCCTTCTGTGGGGTAGCAATGCAGCTAAACTTGTTGAAGGAGTGCTTGGGAACAGGAAGCAGGAGAACTTCTTGGTACTAAAGTCTGTTCATCCATCACCTCTCTCGGCTTCCAGAGGCTTCTTTGGAAACTACCATTTCAAGAAGATAAACGACTGGTTATATGCCAGAAAGCATCCTATGATTGATTGGAGTGTCTCTCCCAGCACGCAACTAAAGGAGGTAATGGAAGCGAATGAGAATCTctgaatatatatacatatatataaactcTACGTTAAACTAGACATTTTAAATAACCTTATCACCTTTCATGGATATGATTTTGACGATTTAATGTTAATTATGCAACTTCTCATATCCGAAGCTTCAAAGTGCCATAGGCAAAATTCTGTACGCTAACAGAAGTTCAAAGTCTAACGCGACTTAACGGTTTACCAGCGCACGCAGTAACTTAAACTACATCGAATATCGCCAGTTTGGAAGGCGGCAATGACCATACCACATGCATGTATGGAGAGTCCTCACACGTTTATGAGTTCGAGTGCTGGAGAAGAGAATTCAGGTTCCGCAGTTGACTCAGGAACTCCTGCAATAACAGATACATCAGATAAAACCAGTAACCATAAACCCAACCGAATGTTGCTGGAGTTGCTAGAGGATTCGAATAAATATGATATGAGAAGTCAATGCAGTCTGCCTGAATCCTGGTTGAGAAAAAGACCACAAGTTAGCTACAAGCTGACGCACACTAAGGTTTTGAAGCAGGATGATAACATGAAGAAAGCAGAGAAGAATACTAGTAGCAGCAGACCATCcagaaagaacaagaatAAATTAGTTAAAAACGGTGTTGCAATTAAAAGTACAAAAACTGTTAGctctttgaagaagaacaagagtCGTAAAGAAGCTACTAAGAGGGTGACAACTTCCAATGGAGCCTCAAAGGAGCATAAGGTGATATCGAaatcaaatcaaacaaaattGCCAGACATATCGAACTTGGCTAACTTTGAGCCTGAAGAAAGTTCGCAGACTGCAGGTAAATCTAGTAGTGATTCCAACCAGCAGAAAAAGGGCAATGAATCGTTTATAGTTGATTCAGATGAAAAGCTTATACTAGCTCATGACTTTTTTAACCTTGATAACTTCAGCGAATCTTTTAATGGTAACATAACCAGTTCGTTGATTCTATCTACAAAGGACACAGAGACCCAAAGGATTATTAGGGTTTACTCAATTATGTATCCAGAACAttatgaagaatataaGATAGATTTTGCAAGCTACAGCAAGCAGTATTACAATTCGATAGTGGAGATTGGTAAATTTATAGAGTACGCGGTCATGCTATATATGCCACAACCTTTTTATGATCAAGGGACAAAAATTGTGCGAAGCCTTAATGAAGCCTTTGATACTATGAATCAGGAGTTGTTTATAGAAACCGTTGAAGAGTATAACAAGGTGATTACGTCAATACCTAGAAGCTCTATTATAACTCGGCTTCGTTCTTTGAAGAGTATACCCCGCTCATTTATCCATGATTTTCTCCAGATTGCATACTCCAGGTGCATTTTGCCCAATGTCAACGGCCTGAAGGAGTACCAAGGTTTCAGTAACTTTGTATACGGCGAACTTCTGCCGAGCTTTCTGTCCACTGCATTTGATCAGTGTGGGTTGAAGTCAGAACATCTATTTATGGACCTAGGGTCAGGAGTTGGTAACTGTGTTGTGCAAGCCTCATTGGAGTACGGTTGTAAATTAAGTTTTGGATGTGAAATTATGCAGAATGCTAGCGAATTGGCGGAATTGCAGCTTGAGGAACTTAGGAATCGTTGTGCCTTATGGGGCATACGAGTAAGACCAATTGAATTTTGTCTACGCAAAAGCTTTGTTGATAACCATCGTGTGAATGAGTTGCTACCTCAATGCGATATTATCCTGATTAATAACTTTATATTCGATGCCAAGCTAAACCAGATGGTGGAAAGGCTTATTCAGAGACTAAAACCCGGTTGTAAACTTATTACCCTGAGGAATTTGAGACCCTCAGGCTATACGATTAACTTttatgatgttgaaaatattctGAATAGATTGAAAGTACAAAAATTCGTCCTTCCAGATGATAGCGTATCCTGGACCTACAAAGGTGGAGgtgaatattatatttcCACTGTTGAATCAGACATTGATGACTCCGTCTTTCATTCCTACGCAAAGGGTAGGGTCAGAAGTAATAAAACGATAAAATACACACGCTAGGAAGGCGGGAACCAACTCGAGCTCCTTCCATAATTAAACATCTATAAAATATGACTAACTGcagttgaaaaaaaacatataaGTACTtacttcaatatattcatccaTATGTTTTGTTTCTCAGATCTTAGAATTGGTAAACTTTCATAGCTTTACTGTAAAAATGGTAGGGGCAGATCTAAAATCACCCAAGCAAATAATTACTAAACGAACTTTGAAAATTCTAAATTGAAACTATTTTCTCAAACCCTCTTGTTGGCCACTCAATAAGGTGAACACAGGAGCTTGCAATTTATCTCTACCCTTCAAGAAACTTAATTCCATCACAAATgcaaattccaaaattttagCCTTTGATTGCAAAACTAAATcacctgctgctgctgcagaaCCGCCCGTAgcaataatatcatcaataatcACAACATTAGAACCTTCTGGAATAGCATCCACTTGAAGTTCAAACACATCGTCACTATACTCTTTGGTATATTTCGCTTGCATAACTGAACCTGGAAGCTTTCCTGCCTTACGCACGGGCACAAAACCAGCACCAATTGCCAGGGCCAACGTCGGACCGAATAAAAATCCACGAGATTCTAAACCAACAATATAATCAATCTTAACATCTGGGAAAGCAGAAATTAAGTGTAGTTTAAAAGCTTCAATCAATTTATGGAATAATTGTGGCGATCTAAAAATTGGCAAAAAATCCTCAAACAAAACTCCTTCTTTTGGAAAGTTAGGGTATTGGTGCAAAGCAGCCCTCAATTCAAGAGCATATTCTTCAATCGACATCTTTTACTATTATTTAGCTAATGGATAAACCTACAAAGCAACCTAGTTCCAATTAATTTAGGATAACTTCTTTGTGCATGAGATATATCATGCAAataaatttcaatatttcctcattgattatataatcacGCATTATATCATAATGTACGATGATACCgttttctaaaataaattcaatatcattCAATTGTAACACAAATACTGGTTAAGATATATCAAGATAAAGACTGGAAGACGGTTTCCTACCCCTGGGGCTCCAATCTTCGTTATTAATTAAATGGCTGCTAGCAGTCACCATTATGTTGTTGGGTCTAATGATGCAGGGCTGCCGCATTATTTCGTGGAACTGAATGAACAATGTCTCAAGGAATTTGAACAATACAACTCCTTGTGTTCAGTTGATGAGTACGAGCAACTTCTTTATTTGCTTGAGAATAAGTTTTTATCAGGGCAAGTACCAATTCCCCCTAGTGATGTGATTGTTGTGCTTTTAACGCTTGCTACTGCATCTTCTCATTATAAGGATCATCTTATTAGGGGAAACGATCCGTACAATGTTGGAAGAACAGACATTGCCCACCGTTGCATGCGATTCCTAAATGAGCTTTTGCGTACAGTACACGTTTTCGAACTACATAAGTATGAATTATTCGAGCTTGAGCTGCTGCGGTGCCAGCTTTTTACGTTCCTTGATAGCATCGACCCGAAACAATCAACTTCTACTATATCTAAGAGAGTCCGAACTCGCACTAACAACCAAGTTTCTGATATTCCATTTATTGCTGAAGAACTACCACAAAGTTTAGGCTCCCCGGAAACGGTGaactataaatatatcagtGCTctggaaacaaaaaaagcGGTTTTCCATAATCCTTTAATTACGCGTGTTCTCTCACAGAGTGGTAGTTTCTGGAACTCCGTTGCTTGGGCTCTTTCATCTTCAGTTGACGATGACCCTGTGAAGCACTACTGTGGTGAAGTATGGCTGCCGATTATTATGTTTATATTTGAACTGTATGAATTGCGGCACGAATACTACAAGCTCCATGAGCTTGGTGGTACAGATCGTTTGGGCTTTACCCAGAAGTTCATTCGCAGTCCCCTGGTGTCTTTGTTCAAGTCTTTAAGCAGCAGTAATATTCATATTGCTCTTTGTGACCACTTGTTTGTTAACTGTGGTAAGGGGGTTGGTAGTGGGATAGCTAGACCAGTTTACCACTCTGAACTTAACCTTTCTGCAACTTACCTGCCTATATGCAAACCTTCTACAAGTTTTAAATGGTATAAATCCATGAAGCTTAGACGGCGTATACTTGGAGCTTATTATAGAGTTCTAGCTGACATCCCAAGTAGCCAAAGAATAAAGTCTTTCTCTGAGGACCAAAGTATCAAATATATGTCTAGGATACTTCTACAAATAGATAAATTGAGTATGTTTGAatccttctttttgacTGATGAAATTAGCGCAACAATGCACTATTTACCGTTGCTTGCAGAACATACGGTTGTTCAATTATGGGAAGATTGTAATAAGACAATTGAGCCCACCCTAGTGGAtaatttgaagaacttggaCGCACTCATTgacaattttgaagatttactCGAAGGTGAGCCGAAAGTTTGTGTTAACGATTTAGGTCTTCTCAAAACAACAggctatatatatacttgtACGTTGGTACTGCTGAAATGCGCGTTGTTTCTCCATGGTAAAAGGCTGAAAGCTTCAAGGTTGAGGAGTGTTATACAgagatttattaaaatggAATCAGAGTCGATTTCAGCCACAAAAAGGGATGAGACTTATCCAATCCTCACACCTTATCTAAAAACTATGTTTGAATTATAAATTCAGTAATTTTATTTGTACTAAAACACCTAATGATTAATGTAAGTTcacttttttgttttatttcttaTCCTTCACTCCTTTG
This region of Eremothecium cymbalariae DBVPG#7215 chromosome 4, complete sequence genomic DNA includes:
- the APT2 gene encoding adenine phosphoribosyltransferase APT2 (similar to Ashbya gossypii AER325W); the encoded protein is MSIEEYALELRAALHQYPNFPKEGVLFEDFLPIFRSPQLFHKLIEAFKLHLISAFPDVKIDYIVGLESRGFLFGPTLALAIGAGFVPVRKAGKLPGSVMQAKYTKEYSDDVFELQVDAIPEGSNVVIIDDIIATGGSAAAAGDLVLQSKAKILEFAFVMELSFLKGRDKLQAPVFTLLSGQQEGLRK
- the NSE5 gene encoding Smc5-Smc6 complex subunit NSE5 (similar to Ashbya gossypii AER324C), which gives rise to MAASSHHYVVGSNDAGLPHYFVELNEQCLKEFEQYNSLCSVDEYEQLLYLLENKFLSGQVPIPPSDVIVVLLTLATASSHYKDHLIRGNDPYNVGRTDIAHRCMRFLNELLRTVHVFELHKYELFELELLRCQLFTFLDSIDPKQSTSTISKRVRTRTNNQVSDIPFIAEELPQSLGSPETVNYKYISALETKKAVFHNPLITRVLSQSGSFWNSVAWALSSSVDDDPVKHYCGEVWLPIIMFIFELYELRHEYYKLHELGGTDRLGFTQKFIRSPLVSLFKSLSSSNIHIALCDHLFVNCGKGVGSGIARPVYHSELNLSATYLPICKPSTSFKWYKSMKLRRRILGAYYRVLADIPSSQRIKSFSEDQSIKYMSRILLQIDKLSMFESFFLTDEISATMHYLPLLAEHTVVQLWEDCNKTIEPTLVDNLKNLDALIDNFEDLLEGEPKVCVNDLGLLKTTGYIYTCTLVLLKCALFLHGKRLKASRLRSVIQRFIKMESESISATKRDETYPILTPYLKTMFEL